A single Brassica rapa cultivar Chiifu-401-42 chromosome A04, CAAS_Brap_v3.01, whole genome shotgun sequence DNA region contains:
- the LOC103843188 gene encoding piezo-type mechanosensitive ion channel homolog isoform X2 → MIRWIASFIGLFRLSAETEGTDICSGLFLLLFYIMLSYIRSDLEDMDFIMSPSENNLAERLLPAKYSFFIRESRAGVRHTNVLLRGAVFKTFSINFFTYGFLVSLFALSFWSFHFASLCAFGLLAYVGYIIYAFPSLFRLHRLNGLLLVFILLWAVSTYIFNVAFSFLNTKTGKDMKIWEMVGLWHYTIPGFFLLAQFGLGMLVALGNLVNNSVFLYLSEESSRSSNDRSYAEADEETKVLVVATIAWGLRKCSRAIMLALIFLIAMKPGFVHAVYVIFFLMYLLSHNINRKIRKSLILLCEVHFALLYILEIDLVSNSLKRQGSVSRDILFQLGLLRSESSWDFLEIALLACFCAIHNHGFEVLFSFSAIVRHTPSPPIGFSILKAGLNKSVLLSVYSSPSSSYSQDNTTYERHIASFLSAIGQKFLSMYRSCGTYIAFVTILISVYLVKPNYVSFGYIFLLLFWITGRQMFEETKRRLWFPLKAYAVLVFMFIYCLSSFVSFQLWLSGFIDLYFYLGYNSEAPLLDNVWESLAVLIVMQLYSYERRQNGHYIPGQSSLVHPGVFGFLKRFLVWHGQKILFAALFYASLSPISVFGFVYLLGLVICTTFPKSSSVPSKSFLIYTGFLVSAEYLFQLWGMQAQMFPGQKYAELSFYLGLRVYEPGFWGIESGLRGKVLVVAACTLQYNVFRWLERTPGLTIIKGKYEEPCPLFVSAEGTTANVSSSNGENPSSIDHASISIKQGEATSNSWPFFSPRDNQAAGFLHPKTEGSESGSSKKFSFGHFWGSIKESHKWNKRRILALKKERFETQKNLLNIYLKFWIENMFNLYGLEINMIALLVASFALLNAISLVYIALLAACVLLRRRLIQKLWPVVVFLFASILAIEYVATWNNLLPLDQDPSETSVHCHDCWSIAAVYLKFCRDCWLGVRVDDPRTLISYFVVFILACFKLRADQISSFSESSTYHQMKSQRKNSFVWRDLSFETKSMWTVLDYLRLYCYVHLLDVVLILILITGTLEYDILHLGYLAFALVFARMRLEILKKKNKIFRFLRVYNFVLIIFSLAYQSPFVGNFNDGKCETVDYIYEVIGFYKYDYGFRITARSALVEIIIFMLVSLQSYMFSSQEFDYVSRYLEAEQIGAIVREQEKKAARKTEQLQQIREAEEKKRQRNLQVEKMKSEMLNLRVQLHRMNSDSNFGFASPRTEGLRRRRSSYLIPDSGAASPEIDGVVHRKEGQPIDEDTQYPFEAHELPMSATPEAPDSPECSFGASPCEITEIQHNADVMSMEREIKEKSEGKDNALISAVQLIGDGVSQVQFIGNQAVNNLANFLNISPENSDINEQSSVDDEVYDEMESQNRIHKPFERSTSLQSDRSSDGASFQIGRILRHIWSRMQSNNDIVCYCCFIIAFLWNFSLLSMVYLAALFLYALCVHTGPTHIFWVVMLMYTEIYILLQYLYQIIIQHCGLSIDAPLLQELGFPTQRIKSSFVVSSLPLFLVYISTLIQSVITVKDGDWVPSADFASRRNARGSQKDLTRINWSLRVWDVYKKLRDGVKLVIRSMYRYWISLTRGAESPPYFVQVTMDVHMWPEDGIQPERVECRMNQLLRLVHNERCEKGNPDLCPYSSRVHVQSIERSTETPNEALVVLEVEYASPTNGCSTAEWYKSLTPASDVAKEIRKAQHSGLGEGTGFPYPILSVIGGGKRETDLYAYIFGADLMVFFLVAIFYQSVIKNKSEFIDVYQLVDQFPFDFVIILMVIFFLIVVDRVIYLCSFATGKVVYYLFSLILFTYAVTEYAWSIYPTQQHAAGLALRFIFLAKAMSLALQAIQIRYGLPHKSTLYRQFLTSEVSRINYYGYRLYRALPFLYELRCVLDWSCTATSLTMYDWLKLEDVNASLYLVKCDTVLNRATHKHGERQTKMTKCCNGICLFFILLCVIWAPMLMYSSGNPTNIANPIKDASVQIDIKTAGGKLTLYQTTLCERISGDNIDLGLDLGSQSFLPTYNKNDIQLICCQADASVLWLVPDTVVTRFIQSLDWDTDMDITFSWLLNRDRPKGKETVKYERSVDPQDLPKRSDVQMVLNGSMDGFRVHNLYPKFFRVTGSGDVRSFEDQTDEVSADILMNHADTKWWWSFHNLKASENISACEGMDGPVAIIMSEETPPQGFLGDTLSKFSIWGLYITFVLAVGRFIRLQCSDLRMRIPYENLPSCDRLIAICEDLYAARAEGELGVEEVLYWTLVKIYRSPHMLLEYTKLDYDA, encoded by the exons ATGATTCGATGGATAGCAAGCTTTATAGGTCTATTCAGACTCTCTGCGGAAACAGAAGGCACTGATATTTGTTCTGGTCTTTTCCTTTTGCTTTTTTACATCATG CTATCCTATATAAGGTCAGACCTCGAGGATATGGATTTTATCATGTCGCCGAGTGAAAATAACTTGGCAGAGCGTCTTCTTCCTGCAAAATATTCGTTTTTTATTCGAGAATCAAG GGCCGGTGTTAGGCACACCAATGTTTTACTGAGGGGAGCTGTGTTTAAGACCTTCAGTATCAATTTCTTCACATATGGTTTCCTG GTCTCTCTGTTTGCTCTTTCGTTCTGGAGTTTTCATTTTGCGAGCTTGTGTGCTTTTGGCCTCCTTGCATATGTTGGTTACATTATCTATGCCTTCCCATCGTTGTTCCGCTTGCACAGATTAAACGGCCTTCTGCTTGTATTTATACTCTTATGGGCTGTCAGTACGTACATATTCAATGTAGCATTTTCTTTTCTGAACACTAAGACTGGAAAG GACATGAAAATTTGGGAGATGGTGGGACTTTGGCATTACACTATACCTGGATTCTTTTTGCTTGCACAATTTGGTTTGGGAATGCTGGTTGCGTTGGGTAATCTTGTGAACAACTCTGTTTTTCTCTACCTGTCTGAAGAGAGCTCCAGATCTTCCAATGACAGATCTTATGCTGAAG CTGATGAAGAAACAAAGGTGTTGGTTGTCGCAACCATTGCTTGGGGATTGCGGAAATGTTCACGGGCTATTATGCTCGCACTGATTTTCCTCATTGCCATGAAGCCTGGGTTTGTCCATGCAGTGTATG TGATATTCTTCCTGATGTATCTGCTGAGCCACAACATCAACAGAAAGATACGCAAGTCACTGATTCTTCTATGCGAAGTTCATTTTGCACTTCTCTACATTCTTGAGATCGACCTTGTGTCGAACTCCTTAAAGCGGCAAGGCTCTGTGAGCAGAGATATTCTGTTTCAGTTAG GTCTCCTTAGGTCTGAAAGCTCTTGGGATTTCTTGGAGATAgccttgcttgcttgcttctgTGCTATccataatcatggttttgaggTGCTATTTTCCTTCTCAGCAATTGTACGACACACACCAAGCCCTCCAATTGGATTTAGCATATTGAAAGCTGGTCTCAACAAATCAGTTCTCTTGTCCGTCTACTCATCGCCATCTTCAAGTTATAGCCAAGATAATACTACTTATG AGAGACACATTGCTTCATTTCTGAGTGCGATTGGGCAAAAGTTTCTGTCTATGTACCGATCATGTGGAACATACATTGCCTTCGTCACTATTCTCATAAGTGTATACCTGGTGAAACCCAATTATGTATCGTTTGGATACATTTTCCTTCTCTTGTTCTGGATTACTGGAAGACAAATGTTTGAGGAAACTAAGAGACGCTTGTGGTTCCCTTTGAAAGCATATGCGGTTTTAGTGTTTATGTTTATCTACTGCTTAAGTAGCTTTGTCAGCTTCCAGCTCTGGTTATCTGGATTTATTGATCTATACTTTTATTTAGGCTACAACTCTGAAGCACCATTGCTGGATAACGTATGGGAATCTCTTGCTGTGTTGATCGTGATGCAACTTTACAGCTATGAAAGGAGGCAGAATGGACATTACATTCCAGGTCAATCTAGTTTGGTTCATCCTGGAGTTTTTGGTTTTCTTAAGAGGTTTTTGGTATGGCATGGTCAGAAGATCTTGTTCGCGGCATTGTTTTATGCATCATTGTCTCCAATCAGTGTGTTTGGATTTGTATATCTCCTCGGCCTTGTCATCTGCACAACCTTCCCAAAGTCTTCTTCAGTACCATCCAAATCATTTTTGATCTATACTGGATTTCTCGTGTCTGCTGAGTATCTTTTCCAACTGTGGGGCATGCAAGCTCAGATGTTCCCTGGGCAAAAATATGCGGAGTTGTCTTTCTACTTGGGCCTTCGAGTATATGAACCTGGATTTTGGGGTATAGAATCAGGTCTACGAGGCAAAGTGCTGGTTGTCGCTGCCTGTACTCTGCAGTACAATGTATTTCGTTGGCTAGAAAGGACACCTGGTTTAACTATTATCAAAGGAAAATATGAAGAGCCTTGTCCCCTATTTGTCTCTGCAGAAGGCACAACTGCAAATGTTTCCAGTTCTAATGGTGAAAACCCATCTTCCATAGATCATGCTTCTATATCAATTAAACAAGGCGAGGCTACTAGTAACTCATGGCCTTTCTTCTCTCCCCGTGATAATCAGGCAGCTGGTTTCTTGCATCCCAAGACTGAAGGCTCTGAAAGTGGCAGTAGTAAGAAATTTTCATTTGGTCATTTCTGGGGAAGCATCAAAGAGAGTCACAAGTGGAACAAGAGGCGGATTCTGGCATTGAAGAAGGAGAGGTTTGAGACGCAGAAGAATCTGTTAAATATTTACTTGAAGTTTTGGATTGAGAACATGTTTAACCTCTATGGCCTTGAGATAAACATGATAGCGCTGCTTGTTGCAAGTTTTGCTTTGCTGAATGCCATCTCCTTGGTATATATTGCGCTGCTTGCTGCGTGTGTCCTCTTGAGAAGACGCCTAATTCAGAAACTATGGCCTGTCGTTGTTTTTCTGTTTGCATCAATTCTCGCAATTGAATACGTTGCCACGTGGAATAACTTATTGCCTTTAGATCAGGATCCAAGTGAAACTAGCGTGCATTGCCATGATTGCTGGAGTATTGCAGCTGTCTACTTAAAATTTTGCCGGGACTGCTGGCTGG gAGTGAGAGTTGACGATCCCCGGACCCTTATTAGCTATTTCGTGGTGTTCATACTTGCCTGTTTTAAACTTCGGGCTGATCAGATATCTAGTTTCTCAGAGTCATCGACATATCATCAGATGAAGTCTCAGAGAAAGAACTCATTTGTCTGGAGAGATCTCTCCTTCGAAACAAAGAGCATGTGGACCGTGCTTGATTACCTGAGGCTTTATTGTTACGTCCATCTGTTGGATGTTGTGCTTATTCTGATTCTAATCACAGGAACTCTCGAGTATGACATTCTACACCTGGGCTATCTTGCATTCGCACTTGTTTTTGCCCGGATGCGACTTGAAatactgaagaagaagaacaaaataTTCAGGTTCTTGCGGGTGTACAATTTTGTTCTCATCATCTTTTCTCTCGCATATCAGTCTCCATTTGTTGGAAACTTCAATGATGGAAAGTGTGAAACGGTTGATTATATTTACGAGGTGATTGGATTTTACAAGTATGACTACGGGTTTCGAATCACTGCAAGATCTGCTCTCGTTGAGATCATCATATTTATGTTAGTATCTCTTCAGTCCTACATGTTTTCCTCCCAGGAGTTTGATTATGTCTCGCGGTATCTTGAAGCGGAGCAAATTGGTGCTATTGTGCGGGAGCAAGAGAAGAAAGCTGCACGAAAGACCGAGCAACTGCAACAGATTCGTGAGGCTGAAGAAAAGAAACGGCAGCGGAATTTGCAGGTGGAAAAGATGAAGTCAGAAATGCTGAACCTGCGGGTACAGCTTCACAGAATGAATTCTGATTCTAATTTTGGGTTTGCTTCTCCGCGCACTGAAGGTCTACGAAGGAGGAGGAGTTCGTATCTAATTCCAGATAGTGGTGCAGCCAGTCCGGAGATTGACGGAGTGGTCCACAGGAAAGAAGGCCAGCCTATTGACGAGGATACACAGTATCCTTTTGAAGCTCATGAGCTTCCTATGAGTGCCACTCCAGAAGCACCAGATTCTCCAGAGTGTTCATTTGGAGCATCTCCTTGTGAGATCACTGAAATTCAACACAATGCTGATGTCATGTCTATGGAGcgtgaaataaaagaaaagtcaGAAGGAAAAGATAATGCCTTGATTTCTGCCGTGCAACTCATCGGTGATGGCGTTTCCCAGGTGCAATTTATTGGAAATCAGGCAGTAAATAACCTTGcgaatttcttaaacatctcACCAGAAAATTCAGATATAAATGAGCAGTCCTCTGTTGATGATGAGGTGTATGATGAGATGGAAAGCCAGAATAGAATACACAAACCTTTTGAACGGTCAACATCTCTACAATCAGACAGGAGTAGTGATGGCGCTAGCTTTCAGATAGGAAGGATCCTTCGTCATATATGGTCTAGGATGCAGTCCAACAATGACATTGTTTGCTATTGCTGCTTCATTATTGCGTTTCTGTGGAACTTCAGTCTTCTTTCCATGGTCTATCTAGCAGCGCTGTTCCTATATGCCCTCTGCGTTCACACTGGACCTACTCACATCTTCTGGGTCGTCATGCTAATGTACACAGAAATCTATATCCTCCTCCAGTACTTATACCAGATTATAATCCAGCACTGTGGGTTGAGTATTGACGCACCACTTCTTCAAGAACTGGGATTTCCAACGCAAAGAATCAAATCATCGTTTGTTGTCAGCTCGTTGCCTCTCTTCCTTGTTTATATATCCACTCTCATACAGAGTGTTATAACAGTGAAAGATGGTGACTGGGTTCCTTCTGCTGATTTCGCTTCTCGCCGGAATGCCCGTGGGAGCCAGAAGGACCTTACAAGAATTAACTGGAGCCTGAGAGTTTGGGATGTGTACAAGAAGCTGAGAGATGGTGTGAAATTGGTGATCAGAAGCATGTATCGGTACTGGATCTCTCTGACACGTGGAGCAGAATCCCCTCCTTACTTTGTTCAGGTGACAATGGATGTTCACATGTGGCCTGAAGATGGAATTCAACCTGAAAGAGTTGAATGCAGAATGAATCAGTTGCTTAGGCTTGTCCATAATGAGAGATGCGAGAAGGGAAACCCTGATCTTTGTCCTTACTCTAGCAGGGTCCACGTACAAAGTATAGAGAGAAGTACAGAGACCCCAAACGAGGCCTTGGTTGTTCTCGAGGTTGAGTACGCGTCTCCCACGAATGGGTGTTCTACAGCAGAATGGTACAAATCACTAACCCCAGCCTCGGATGTGGCGAAAGAGATTCGTAAAGCTCAACATAGTGGACTTGGTGAAGGAACTGGGTTTCCGTACCCCATTCTCTCTGTGATTGGCGGAGGAAAGAGAGAAACAGACCTCTATGCCTACATATTTGGTGCTGATTTGATGGTCTTCTTTCTGGTTGCCATTTTCTACCAATCCGTCATCAAAAATAAAAGCGAGTTTATCGATGTATATCAGCTAGTGGACCAGTTCCCATTTGACTTTGTCATTATTCTAATG GTTATCTTCTTCCTGATTGTTGTTGATCGGGTCATCTATCTTTGCTCCTTTGCGACTGGAAAAGTGGTGTACTACCTCTTCAGTCTTATTCTCTTCACATATGCAGTGACAGAGTATGCTTGGAGCATATATCCTACGCAGCAGCATGCTGCTGGCTTGGCTCTCAGATTCATATTTCTTGCCAAAGCAATGTCACTAGCTCTCCAGGCCATACAAATCCGCTATGGGCTACCTCATAAGAGCACCTTATATCGGCAGTTTTTGACAAGTGAAGTTTCACGGATCAATTACTATGGCTACAGACTTTACCGTGCTCTTCCTTTTCTGTATGAATTGAGGTGTGTACTTGACTGGTCCTGCACAGCGACATCACTGACTATGTATGACTGGCTCAAG TTGGAAGATGTAAATGCGAGTCTGTACCTTGTCAAATGCGATACAGTTTTAAATCGTGCTACACACAAACATGGAGAGAGGCAAACAAAAATGACTAAATGCTGCAACGGAATATGTCTGTTCTTCATCTTGTTATGCGTTATCTGGGCTCCTATGCTG ATGTATAGCAGTGGTAACCCAACAAACATCGCAAATCCGATAAAAGATGCGAGCGTTCAGATTGATATAAAAACAGCTGGTGGAAAGCTTACTTTGTACCAAACAACCCTGTGCGAGAGAATTTCAGGGGATAACATTGATCTCGGGCTAGATCTCGGGTCCCAAAGCTTCTTGCCAACGTACAACAAAAATGACATCCAGCTGATATGCTGCCAAGCTGATGCAAGCGTTTTGTGGCTTGTCCCTGACACAGTTGTGACCAGATTCATTCAATCCCTCGACTGGGACACAGATATGGACATCACCTTTTCTTGGCTTCTTAACAGAGACCGACCTAAAGGTAAGGAGACTGTCAAGTACGAAAGAAGTGTGGACCCTCAGGACCTTCCAAAACGCTCTGATGTGCAAATGGTTCTCAACGGCTCAATGGATGGATTTAGAGTGCATAACTTGTACCCAAAGTTTTTCCGTGTTACTGGTTCTGGTGATGTCAGGTCTTTTGAAGACCag ACGGATGAAGTGAGTGCAGACATACTCATGAACCATGCAGATACCAAGTGGTGGTGGTCATTCCATAATCTTAAGGCGTCTGAAAATATTAGCGCTTGCGAGGGTATGGATGGACCAGTTGCTATCATAATGTCTGAGGAAACTCCCCCAC AGGGGTTTCTGGGTGACACGCTCAGCAAATTCAGTATATGGGGACTCTATATAACATTTGTACTAGCAGTCGGGCGTTTCATCAGGCTTCAATGCTCTGACCTGCGTATGAGAATACCATACGAGAACCTCCCTTCGTGTGACAG ATTAATAGCAATATGTGAAGACTTATACGCGGCGAGAGCAGAGGGTGAGCTTGGAGTAGAAGAAGTTCTATACTGGACCCTTGTGAAGATCTATAGATCTCCACACATGCTGCTTGAGTATACAAAGCTAGACTACGATGCTTAG